A DNA window from Drosophila biarmipes strain raj3 chromosome 2R, RU_DBia_V1.1, whole genome shotgun sequence contains the following coding sequences:
- the LOC108029985 gene encoding gamma-secretase subunit pen-2, giving the protein MDISKAPNPRKLDLCRKYFFAGFAFLPFVWAINVCWFFQEAFHKPPYPEQSQIKRFVIYSAVGTLFWLIVLTAWIVIFQTNRTAWGATADYMSFIIPLGSA; this is encoded by the exons ATGGACATCTCAAAGGCACCTAATCCAAGAAAACTGGATCTCTGTCgcaaatatttctttg CTGGTTTCGCCTTCCTGCCTTTCGTGTGGGCCATCAACGTTTGCTGGTTTTTCCAGGAGGCCTTCCACAAGCCCCCCTACCCGGAACAGAGCCAGATAAAGAGAT TTGTAATATACTCCGCGGTGGGCACCTTGTTCTGGCTCATAGTACTGACTGCTTGGATAGTGATATTCCAGACGAATCGCACCGCCTGGGGCGCCACAGCCGACTACATGAGCTTCATCATACCCCTAGGTAGTGCTTAA
- the LOC108030453 gene encoding otefin — protein MADVDDFDSLSNAELRAKMLAQGLPNIPVTDSSRKVLVKRLRASIGGGQASPAGSPKKSNRRETLAPVASAPAAASTPVDKLDGNKVAPATKARRTIAATEAKEAERRRPEESVAADRRRNEEPLAARKPIPAASAPIQTRRTSTSSTGSQNNPVEPLKRQPTIAEEPAASSKRADREENYLKVNSLIVLESDDEEDEQLAQAANLVEKQHAAREKASSKLASSGTTTYEYRSKPVEPPRQKVYEATAAPVLPPSVPSVRPVATSSTRSYDYQPSNPAPGRYSSFVRTAAQGYVTAEAPPLTSYSSSYQRTYANELSDDNGEEESKYESTFAQNLARLRAERIGDRSSPYSRRTLASGSAAIGSLGYEPRPRRSLRPDESSVSAAFGRWWNSLEQKYHIKSKLFILLAVVLLIGIYSMFY, from the coding sequence ATGGCCGACGTGGACGATTTTGACTCGCTGTCCAACGCAGAGCTGCGCGCCAAGATGCTGGCCCAGGGGCTGCCCAACATCCCGGTGACGGACAGCAGCCGCAAGGTGCTGGTAAAGCGTTTGCGTGCCTCCATTGGCGGCGGCCAGGCTTCGCCGGCCGGAAGTCCCAAGAAGAGCAACAGACGCGAAACCCTGGCCCCAGTTGCCTCTGCGCCAGCAGCTGCCTCCACGCCGGTCGACAAGCTGGACGGAAATAAGGTGGCCCCTGCGACCAAGGCTCGTCGCACCATTGCCGCCACTGAGGCAAAGGAAGCCGAGCGCCGTCGCCCTGAGGAGTCGGTGGCCGCCGATCGCCGCCGGAACGAGGAGCCGTTGGCCGCCAGGAAGCCGATACCGGCTGCATCTGCACCCATACAAACGCGACGCACCTCCACCTCATCCACTGGATCGCAAAATAATCCGGTGGAGCCATTGAAGAGGCAACCAACCATTGCAGAGGAGCCTGCTGCTTCCTCCAAGCGCGCTGATCGTGAGGAAAATTACCTTAAGGTTAACTCACTTATTGTCCTGGAGtccgacgacgaggaggacgagcAGCTGGCCCAGGCTGCCAATCTCGTGGAGAAGCAGCACGCAGCCCGGGAAAAGGCTTCGTccaagctggccagcagcggCACAACTACTTACGAGTACCGAAGCAAGCCGGTGGAACCTCCTCGCCAGAAGGTCTACGAGGCCACAGCAGCTCCCGTGCTGCCTCCATCTGTGCCATCTGTCAGGCCAGTGGCCACCAGCTCGACCAGGTCCTACGACTACCAACCAAGCAACCCGGCACCCGGTCGCTACAGCAGCTTTGTGCGCACTGCTGCCCAGGGCTATGTGACTGCCGAGGCTCCGCCGCTGACCTCGTACTCCTCCAGCTATCAGCGCACCTATGCCAACGAGCTGAGCGACGACAACGGGGAGGAGGAGTCCAAGTATGAGAGCACCTTTGCCCAGAATCTGGCCCGTTTGCGGGCCGAGCGGATTGGGGACCGGAGCAGCCCCTACAGCCGACGCACTCTGGCCAGTGGCAGTGCGGCCATCGGATCTCTGGGCTATGAGCCGCGTCCCAGGCGCTCCCTTCGTCCGGATGAGAGCAGCGTGTCTGCGGCCTTTGGCCGCTGGTGGAACAGCCTGGAGCAGAAGTACCACATCAAGTCGAAGCTGTTCATTCTGTTGGCGGTCGTATTGTTAATCGGCATTTACAGCATGTTCTACTGA